The window GCAGCTTTAAAAACAACTGTGATGCAGTAGCGACACTGAAAGGGGCGAAGACCAAAGTGTAGCCGTCGGGATGCGAACGGGCTACGTATTCCATCCCGATATTGCCACTGGCTCCTGGCCTGTTGCTGACGACCACTGGTTGGTTGAATGCTTCGGACAGATTCTGTCCCACTAGCCGCGCCGCCATATCAATACTACCGCCAGGCGGAAAGGGAACTACGATCTGAAGTGCTTTGGACGGATAATCATTGACCGTTTGTGCAGAACATGAAAAGGATATTGATATGCTCAGCAGAGTCAAGGCGCAAATACGAATGGGAGTGTTCATAATTGATCATCTGAAAAGTCGTTAAGTGAAATCAGTTGCGGTGATTGATGAGATCAACCTACCCATCGCCGCTGGTGCCAGTCAGTACATGCCTGAAAGCTTTGCGCTACCTCAAGCACACGCATGTCGCCATTGTTTGGCCCGGCGATTTGCAATCCTATGGGTAATCCGTTGTCGTCCTCACCCAGTTGAACAGAAATGCCGCACAACTCAAGAAGATTCCCTATTCGCGCATATCTGACCGGCGGTTTACCATGATCGACTTCAGTAATTGGGCGGGCCGTCCATTGCGTACTGGGGGTAAGGAATACGTCCAGATACTTAAGTTGGTTAGCGAAGACACGTTTCAGTTTGTCTCTGTGTTCAATGGCGTTGACATACTGTGTCGCGCTTATTTGTGTCCCGGCCATAATACGCGGCCTGACCGATGCATCCATTTTCAGATCTTCGTTTGCTGCCAGGTGACCCCAGCGTGCGGCAGCCTCTGAGAGCATAATGGTACTCTGGATATCTGCGATTTCATCAAAGCTGATCGGCAATACCAATGGTTGAATATGGGCACCTTGATTTTTAAAGGTATCAATTGCATTCTGATACGCATGCAGAATTTCAGGCTGAACGCCATCCAGTTGCTCAGTGCTCAATACCGCAACGCGTAATCCCTCCAGCATTATGGCAGGTGTAGCACTGGATAGAGACGGTGAGTCGTTCGCTGGCTTGTCGGACAAAACAGTAAATGAGAGCGCCGCATCTTCCGCTGTCTGTGTCATGACACCTACGCTGTCTAATGTTTTACTCAAGGGAACGACGCCGTCACCGGGCAATTGCCCGATGGTTGGTTTAAAACCGGTAATGCCGCAGAGCGCGGCGGGCACGCGTACAGAGGCGCCAGTATCTGTTCCAATTGCCAGCGGAACCATGCCGGCTGCAACCGCAACTGCTGAACCGCTACTGGAACCTCCAGGCGATAAATGTGTCTCATTCCCCCAGGGATTGCGTGGTGTGCCCATGTAT of the Advenella mimigardefordensis DPN7 genome contains:
- a CDS encoding amidase, whose translation is MTTNNHVLVNGYPSLANMAGMLRNGACTSVELTRHALQRIHALNDRLHAFVAVYEQEALAAAEAADRLIRSGCSLGPLHGIPVALKDNININGRPSTAGSTLLAHNIASSDAWITHRLKECGAIIVGKTHMVEFALGAWGTNAYMGTPRNPWGNETHLSPGGSSSGSAVAVAAGMVPLAIGTDTGASVRVPAALCGITGFKPTIGQLPGDGVVPLSKTLDSVGVMTQTAEDAALSFTVLSDKPANDSPSLSSATPAIMLEGLRVAVLSTEQLDGVQPEILHAYQNAIDTFKNQGAHIQPLVLPISFDEIADIQSTIMLSEAAARWGHLAANEDLKMDASVRPRIMAGTQISATQYVNAIEHRDKLKRVFANQLKYLDVFLTPSTQWTARPITEVDHGKPPVRYARIGNLLELCGISVQLGEDDNGLPIGLQIAGPNNGDMRVLEVAQSFQACTDWHQRRWVG